The following are from one region of the Nocardia terpenica genome:
- a CDS encoding amino acid adenylation domain-containing protein — MLQQNSVATAELRGRVEHRSFPEGLPGLIRAISRRRPDAVAATDDAGTLTYRDLELRSDRLARMLRRTAPPDRPVAVAVPRGFGLQVALLGVLKAGVPYLPVDPEDSSVRTREMVRGADCAVAVVAGGGRAIAELCGLRTVDVPAAPDAERVDPLPAVAADDPVQVLFTSGSTGTPKAVAVPSAALCNRLVWMRDTYGIGADDRVLQRTPITFDVSGWELFLPLISGARCVFLAPDHHRDQVAVAAAIAAHGITVCHFVPSALREFLRWPDAARCTTLRHVFCSGDALPAGVARNFVATLPAALHNLYGPTEAAIDVTAWTCPPTPGEVDRVYIGRPIDNCVLTILGDDGLPVPPGAEGELHIGGIPLSRGYLGRPELTSRAFVDALPGSSVDRLYRTGDRVRMVDGELEFLGRIDDQVQISGQRVEPGEIEHHLLASPDVVAAVVVAVDDGADISLVAWIQPATEGNPDALCKRLRAHLSARLPEPYVPGRFVRLRRIPLNRNGKQDRALLKRRALEQLHARPAASACYSS; from the coding sequence GTGTTGCAGCAGAACTCGGTGGCCACGGCGGAGTTGCGTGGACGCGTCGAGCACCGGAGCTTTCCCGAGGGACTGCCGGGATTGATCCGGGCCATCTCGCGGCGTCGACCCGACGCCGTGGCGGCCACCGACGATGCCGGGACGCTGACCTATCGCGACCTGGAACTGCGGTCGGACCGGCTGGCCCGGATGCTGCGCCGCACCGCGCCGCCGGACCGGCCGGTGGCCGTCGCGGTGCCGCGCGGCTTCGGGCTGCAGGTCGCGCTGCTCGGCGTGCTCAAGGCCGGGGTGCCGTATCTGCCGGTGGATCCGGAGGATTCGTCGGTGCGCACCCGGGAGATGGTCCGCGGCGCCGACTGCGCGGTGGCGGTGGTGGCCGGGGGCGGGCGCGCGATCGCCGAGCTGTGCGGGCTGCGGACCGTGGATGTGCCCGCCGCGCCCGATGCCGAGCGGGTCGATCCGCTGCCCGCGGTGGCGGCCGACGATCCGGTGCAGGTGCTGTTCACCTCCGGCTCCACCGGCACCCCGAAGGCCGTCGCGGTGCCGTCCGCGGCGCTGTGCAACCGGCTGGTGTGGATGCGTGACACGTACGGGATCGGCGCGGACGACCGGGTGCTGCAGCGGACGCCGATCACCTTCGACGTCTCGGGCTGGGAACTGTTCCTGCCGTTGATCTCCGGCGCGCGCTGCGTATTCCTGGCCCCCGACCACCATCGCGACCAGGTGGCGGTGGCGGCGGCCATTGCCGCGCACGGGATCACCGTGTGCCACTTCGTGCCGTCCGCGCTGCGGGAGTTCCTGCGCTGGCCGGACGCGGCCCGCTGCACAACGCTGCGCCACGTGTTCTGCAGCGGCGACGCGCTGCCCGCCGGGGTGGCGCGCAACTTCGTCGCCACGCTGCCCGCCGCCCTGCACAATCTGTACGGCCCCACCGAGGCCGCGATCGACGTCACGGCCTGGACCTGCCCGCCCACCCCCGGCGAGGTCGACCGCGTCTACATCGGCCGCCCGATCGACAACTGCGTGCTGACCATCCTCGGCGACGACGGCCTGCCGGTACCGCCCGGCGCGGAGGGCGAACTCCACATCGGCGGCATTCCCCTGTCCCGCGGCTACCTAGGCCGCCCCGAACTGACCTCCCGCGCCTTCGTCGACGCCCTGCCCGGATCCTCGGTGGACCGGTTGTACCGCACCGGAGATCGGGTGCGAATGGTCGACGGCGAACTGGAATTCCTGGGCCGCATCGACGACCAGGTCCAGATCTCGGGCCAGCGCGTCGAGCCGGGCGAGATCGAACATCACCTGCTGGCCTCCCCCGACGTGGTCGCGGCCGTGGTGGTGGCCGTCGACGACGGGGCCGACATCAGCCTCGTCGCATGGATTCAGCCTGCCACCGAAGGAAATCCGGATGCCCTGTGCAAACGCCTGCGCGCGCACCTGTCCGCCCGACTCCCGGAGCCTTATGTCCCAGGGCGATTCGTCCGCCTGCGACGAATCCCGCTGAACCGCAACGGAAAGCAAGATCGCGCACTACTGAAGCGCCGAGCCTTGGAGCAATTGCACGCCCGCCCCGCCGCCTCCGCCTGCTACTCGTCCTGA
- a CDS encoding DoxX family protein produces MAPLVVLVAVTGLTRLAGWLHLADWLDSWPHAARLGLAAMFTLTATAHFAPPLRNQLIAMVPPRLPSPAALVTLTGILEFAGAAGLLIPPTAPTAATCLALLLLTMFPANIHAARAQTGMHHTTLPLRTLEQTLYLALCILTAL; encoded by the coding sequence ATGGCACCCCTCGTCGTTCTCGTCGCCGTCACCGGACTGACCCGGCTGGCCGGATGGTTACACCTCGCCGACTGGCTCGATTCGTGGCCCCACGCCGCCCGCCTGGGCCTGGCCGCCATGTTCACCCTGACCGCCACCGCCCACTTCGCACCACCGCTGCGCAACCAGCTCATCGCCATGGTGCCACCCCGCCTCCCCTCCCCCGCGGCCCTCGTCACCCTGACCGGCATCCTCGAATTCGCCGGAGCCGCAGGACTTCTCATCCCCCCAACCGCCCCCACAGCGGCCACCTGCCTGGCACTCCTCCTACTCACCATGTTCCCCGCCAACATCCACGCCGCCCGCGCCCAGACAGGCATGCACCACACCACCCTCCCCCTCCGCACCCTAGAACAAACCCTCTACCTCGCCCTATGCATCCTGACCGCCCTCTGA
- a CDS encoding TetR/AcrR family transcriptional regulator: MTKSAYHHGDLRAVLLRAAAEQIAADGVDAVSLRALAQRAGVSHAAPAHHFGNRQGLLTELAIEGFDLLAAELRSAAGDFREMAVSYIRFARDHPGHFDVMFRHDLLRSDDERLRAANERSGTELRSGVASLGVSEHDRPATELAAWSLVHGFASLWREGALADSGLGGGDPEVLARRMVAAIDFVGAVPEAGRAGY, translated from the coding sequence GTGACCAAGAGCGCCTACCATCACGGTGACCTGCGCGCGGTGCTGCTGCGGGCGGCGGCCGAGCAGATCGCCGCCGACGGTGTGGACGCCGTCTCGCTGCGCGCCCTCGCCCAGCGGGCCGGTGTCTCGCATGCCGCCCCCGCGCACCACTTCGGCAACCGCCAGGGCCTGCTGACCGAGCTGGCCATCGAGGGCTTCGACCTGCTGGCCGCCGAACTACGCTCCGCCGCAGGCGATTTCCGCGAGATGGCGGTGTCCTACATCCGCTTCGCCCGCGACCACCCGGGCCATTTCGACGTCATGTTCCGGCACGATCTGCTGCGCTCGGACGACGAGCGACTGCGCGCCGCCAACGAGCGATCGGGCACCGAATTGCGTTCGGGGGTGGCGAGTTTGGGTGTCAGCGAGCACGACCGCCCGGCCACCGAACTCGCCGCATGGTCGCTGGTGCACGGGTTCGCGTCGCTGTGGCGGGAGGGAGCGCTCGCCGATTCGGGTCTGGGGGGCGGTGATCCGGAGGTTCTGGCCCGCCGGATGGTCGCCGCTATCGACTTCGTCGGTGCTGTGCCCGAGGCCGGACGGGCCGGCTACTGA
- the xylA gene encoding xylose isomerase encodes MPDRYTPTPADKFTFGLWTVGWVGRDPFGDPTRPPLDPVAAVERLAELGAHGVSLHDDDLIPFGATDTERARLIARFRDALAWTGLAVPMATTNLFTHPMFKDGAFTANDRDVRRFALRKTIRNIDLAAELGARTYVAWGGREGAETGAAKDVRLALDRLREAFDLLTEYVVRQGYELRFAIEPKPNEPRGDILLPTIGHALAFIAELERPDLVGLNPEVGHEQMAGLNVAHGIAQALWAGKLFHIDLNGQAGIKYDQDFRFGAGDLRQAFWLVDLLEREGYDGPRHFDFKPLRTDGIDGVWESARNCMRNYLILKERAIAFRADPEVQRALRDSRLPDLAEPTAPDGLSGLLADATAYEKFDADAAGQRSMAFERLDQLALEHLLGVRP; translated from the coding sequence ATGCCCGACCGCTACACCCCCACGCCCGCGGACAAATTCACCTTCGGCCTGTGGACGGTCGGCTGGGTGGGTCGCGATCCGTTCGGCGATCCGACCCGGCCGCCACTGGACCCGGTGGCGGCGGTGGAACGGCTGGCCGAGCTCGGCGCGCACGGGGTCAGCCTGCACGACGACGACCTGATCCCGTTCGGCGCCACCGATACCGAGCGTGCGCGGCTGATCGCTCGGTTCCGGGACGCGCTGGCGTGGACCGGGCTGGCGGTGCCGATGGCGACGACGAATCTGTTCACCCATCCAATGTTCAAGGACGGCGCGTTCACCGCCAACGACCGCGACGTGCGTCGTTTCGCGCTGCGCAAGACGATCCGCAATATCGATCTCGCGGCCGAGCTGGGCGCGCGGACCTATGTCGCGTGGGGCGGGCGCGAGGGCGCGGAAACCGGTGCGGCCAAGGATGTTCGGCTCGCCCTGGATCGGCTGCGGGAGGCGTTCGATCTGCTCACCGAATACGTGGTACGGCAGGGCTACGAGCTGCGCTTCGCGATCGAGCCCAAGCCGAACGAGCCGCGCGGCGATATCCTGCTGCCCACCATCGGCCATGCCTTGGCCTTCATCGCGGAGCTGGAGCGCCCGGACCTGGTGGGGCTCAACCCCGAGGTCGGCCACGAGCAGATGGCCGGGCTCAATGTCGCGCACGGTATCGCCCAGGCGCTGTGGGCGGGCAAGCTGTTCCACATCGACCTCAACGGCCAGGCGGGCATCAAGTACGACCAGGACTTCCGTTTCGGCGCAGGCGATCTGCGGCAGGCATTCTGGCTGGTGGATCTGCTCGAACGCGAAGGATACGACGGGCCACGCCATTTCGATTTCAAGCCGCTGCGCACCGACGGCATCGACGGCGTCTGGGAATCCGCCCGCAACTGCATGCGCAACTACCTCATCCTGAAGGAGCGCGCCATCGCCTTCCGCGCCGATCCGGAAGTCCAACGGGCGCTGCGTGATTCGCGACTGCCGGATCTGGCCGAGCCAACCGCGCCCGACGGGCTGAGCGGGCTCCTCGCCGATGCGACCGCCTATGAGAAGTTCGACGCCGACGCGGCAGGGCAACGATCCATGGCCTTCGAACGCTTGGACCAACTGGCCCTCGAGCACCTACTCGGCGTACGGCCCTAA
- a CDS encoding PE-PPE domain-containing protein, which yields MAQHTLFCVPGTWEAVAAADKLGRIEPGTEIGMLTGVTDLLDRRVFDVVYVNYPGSVGPVPGGGEGLLAALGQPSYRDSRDSGVAELIRLIHAHEGSFGILGYSQGGAIASLVGRELVSGSLTDRVGDCRWIHTFASPHRAPGHTFPLGNRLAGQGVSGDPILDTGGIDWFDYCLPGDLYGDADLPETYLRMSYDLATELSLVDPFTVFATAADSLLRGRLRDAIAELAEDPAHLVPKVATTAATLAAFLQNFPHDKYGVREIIPGTTALRHSANHLSFWGPRGIDAERQAALTLMPR from the coding sequence GTGGCTCAACATACTCTCTTCTGCGTTCCGGGCACCTGGGAAGCCGTCGCCGCGGCCGACAAGCTGGGGCGAATCGAGCCGGGCACCGAGATCGGCATGCTGACCGGTGTCACCGACCTGCTCGACCGGCGGGTGTTCGACGTCGTCTACGTCAACTATCCGGGCAGTGTCGGCCCGGTGCCGGGTGGCGGCGAGGGGCTGCTGGCGGCGCTCGGCCAGCCGTCCTATCGGGACTCGCGCGACAGCGGCGTCGCCGAGCTGATCCGGCTGATCCACGCCCACGAGGGCAGTTTCGGCATTCTCGGCTACAGCCAGGGCGGGGCGATCGCGTCGCTGGTGGGCCGCGAGCTGGTATCCGGCAGCCTGACCGACCGGGTCGGCGACTGCCGCTGGATACACACCTTCGCCTCGCCGCACCGCGCGCCGGGGCACACCTTCCCGCTCGGCAATCGCCTTGCCGGACAGGGTGTTTCCGGTGATCCGATCCTCGACACCGGCGGCATCGACTGGTTCGACTACTGCCTGCCGGGCGACCTGTACGGCGACGCGGACCTGCCGGAGACGTATCTGCGGATGTCCTACGACCTGGCGACGGAGCTGTCGCTGGTCGATCCGTTCACGGTGTTCGCCACCGCCGCGGACAGCCTGCTGCGCGGGCGATTACGCGACGCGATCGCCGAACTCGCCGAGGACCCGGCCCATCTGGTGCCCAAGGTGGCCACCACCGCCGCGACCCTCGCGGCCTTCCTGCAGAACTTCCCGCACGACAAATACGGCGTGCGCGAAATAATCCCGGGCACAACCGCCCTGCGCCATTCGGCCAACCACCTGAGCTTCTGGGGCCCGCGCGGCATCGACGCCGAGCGGCAAGCAGCATTGACGCTGATGCCCCGCTGA
- a CDS encoding IclR family transcriptional regulator: protein MGTSSDVPGLRRGLQVLGLLARRAGPVPAAVVARELGLPRSTTYHLLNELLTAGYVTHLPAERKYGLGIAAFELGSAYLRHDPLERVALPLLRGLVDAVGATAHLGILHGNESLYLLEQRPPRPHTLVTDVGVRLPAHLTATGRAVLAHLTRPHVRALFPGPVAFPMRTARGPRNLVQLRKLLRAEAERGWAVEDGYVTPGFATVAEAVFDHGGRPIAAVGVTVRHHCPDESIECGQTWPDLAAQVRGTAAALTATLGGRRREK from the coding sequence GTGGGCACCAGCAGTGACGTACCGGGACTGCGTCGCGGCCTGCAGGTGCTGGGCCTGCTCGCCCGGCGCGCCGGACCGGTTCCGGCCGCGGTCGTGGCGCGCGAGCTCGGCCTACCCCGGTCGACGACGTATCACCTGCTCAACGAGCTGCTGACGGCCGGTTACGTGACCCACCTCCCGGCCGAGCGCAAGTACGGGCTCGGCATCGCGGCCTTCGAGCTGGGGTCGGCGTATCTGCGGCACGACCCCCTGGAGCGGGTTGCCCTCCCGCTGCTGCGCGGCCTGGTGGATGCCGTGGGGGCGACGGCGCACCTGGGCATCCTGCACGGCAACGAGTCGCTGTATCTGCTCGAGCAGCGCCCGCCCCGGCCGCACACGCTCGTCACCGATGTGGGTGTGCGGCTGCCCGCGCACCTGACCGCCACCGGGCGCGCCGTCCTGGCGCATCTGACCCGGCCGCACGTGCGGGCGCTGTTCCCGGGTCCGGTCGCCTTCCCGATGCGCACCGCGCGCGGCCCGCGCAATCTCGTGCAGTTGCGGAAACTGTTGCGCGCCGAGGCCGAACGCGGCTGGGCGGTCGAGGACGGGTATGTCACACCGGGTTTCGCGACGGTGGCCGAGGCGGTGTTCGACCACGGCGGCCGCCCGATCGCCGCGGTGGGTGTGACCGTGCGCCACCACTGTCCGGACGAGTCGATCGAATGCGGACAGACCTGGCCGGATCTCGCGGCGCAGGTGCGCGGCACCGCCGCCGCGCTGACGGCCACGCTGGGCGGGCGGCGGCGCGAGAAGTGA
- the hutH gene encoding histidine ammonia-lyase — translation MTRIGIDRVLVGATPPTAQQVLAVARDGVEVTLADDALDRLAAVRRHIDDLAHSSAPAYGVSTGFGALALRHIPPERRIDLQRSLIRSHAAGAGTPVEPEVVRAMMLLRLRTLMSGHTGVRPETAVTLARLLNSGLVPIVPEYGSLGCSGDLAPLAAVALAMMGEGSVFGAGGVPIPAAAALATAGIEPLVLAEKEGLALTNGTDGMLGMLLLAVADLRRLFDIADLTAAMSVEALLGTDRVFAADLHALRPHPGQAYSAARMRAALAGSAIVASHRGEDCPRVQDAYSLRCAPQVHGAARDTLTHAESVAERELASAIDNPVVLDDGRVESNGNFHGAPVGYVLDFLAIAVADMASIAERRTDRMLDVHRSHGLPAFLAADPGVDSGYMIAQYTQAGIVSELKRLAVPASVDSIPSSAMQEDHVSMGWSAARKLRRAVDGLTTVLAVELLTAARALDFRAPLEPSPVTGAVRDLVRGRVPGPEPDRHLAPDIAAVVDLIRSGAVNSVLDREVSL, via the coding sequence ATGACTCGAATCGGAATCGACCGGGTGCTGGTCGGGGCGACCCCGCCGACCGCGCAGCAGGTCCTGGCCGTCGCCCGCGATGGTGTCGAGGTGACCCTCGCCGACGACGCCCTGGATCGGTTGGCCGCGGTGCGCCGTCACATCGACGACCTGGCGCACAGCAGCGCGCCGGCGTACGGGGTGTCGACCGGGTTCGGCGCGCTGGCGCTGCGGCACATTCCGCCCGAGCGCCGCATCGACCTGCAGCGGTCGCTGATCCGCTCGCACGCCGCGGGCGCGGGCACGCCGGTCGAGCCGGAGGTGGTGCGCGCGATGATGCTGCTGCGCCTGCGCACCCTGATGAGCGGTCACACCGGCGTGCGGCCGGAGACCGCCGTGACCCTGGCCCGGCTGCTCAACAGCGGACTGGTGCCGATCGTGCCCGAGTACGGATCGCTCGGCTGCTCCGGCGATCTCGCGCCGCTGGCCGCGGTGGCGCTGGCGATGATGGGCGAGGGCTCGGTCTTCGGCGCGGGCGGTGTGCCGATACCGGCGGCCGCCGCGCTGGCCACGGCCGGGATCGAGCCGCTGGTGCTGGCCGAGAAGGAGGGCCTGGCGCTGACCAACGGCACCGACGGCATGCTCGGCATGCTGCTGCTGGCCGTCGCGGATCTGCGGCGGCTGTTCGACATCGCCGATCTGACCGCCGCGATGAGCGTGGAGGCGCTGCTCGGCACCGATCGGGTGTTCGCCGCGGACCTGCACGCGCTGCGCCCGCATCCGGGGCAGGCGTATTCGGCGGCGCGCATGCGGGCGGCGCTGGCCGGTTCGGCGATCGTGGCCAGCCACCGCGGCGAGGACTGCCCGCGGGTGCAGGACGCGTACTCGCTGCGCTGCGCGCCGCAGGTGCACGGCGCGGCCCGCGACACCCTGACCCACGCCGAGTCCGTCGCCGAGCGCGAATTGGCTTCGGCCATCGACAATCCCGTGGTGCTCGACGACGGCCGGGTGGAATCCAACGGCAATTTCCACGGCGCCCCCGTCGGTTACGTGCTGGACTTCCTCGCGATCGCGGTCGCGGACATGGCCAGCATCGCCGAGCGCCGCACCGACCGGATGCTGGATGTGCATCGCTCCCACGGTCTTCCGGCGTTCCTGGCCGCCGATCCCGGCGTGGACTCCGGCTACATGATCGCCCAGTACACCCAGGCGGGCATCGTCTCCGAGCTGAAGCGGCTCGCGGTGCCCGCCTCGGTGGATTCCATTCCCTCCAGCGCCATGCAGGAGGACCATGTGTCCATGGGATGGTCGGCCGCCCGCAAGCTGCGCCGAGCCGTCGACGGCCTGACCACCGTTCTGGCCGTCGAATTGCTCACCGCCGCACGGGCTCTCGACTTCCGTGCCCCGCTGGAGCCGTCGCCGGTGACCGGCGCGGTGCGGGATCTGGTGCGCGGGCGGGTGCCCGGGCCGGAGCCGGACCGCCACCTGGCCCCCGACATCGCCGCGGTGGTCGACCTGATCCGTTCCGGCGCAGTCAATTCCGTACTCGATCGCGAGGTGTCGCTGTGA
- the hutU gene encoding urocanate hydratase, whose product MITPSVRAARGTTLTARSWQTEAPLRMLHNNLDPEVAERPEDLVVYGGTGKAARDWPSFEAISRTLTDLKTDETLLVQSGKPVGVLRTHEWAPRVLIANSNLVPDWANWPEFRRLEAAGLTMYGQMTAGSWIYIGTQGILQGTYETFAAVAAKRFGGSLAGTLTVTAGLGGMGGAQPLAVTMNGGAVLCIECNPARARRRVETRYLDEVADDLDDALRRVLSAKRERRALSVGVIGNAAELLPELLRREVPVDIVTDQTSAHDPLAYLPVGIGLDDWDDYARRKPDEFTRRARESMAEHVAAMVGFQDRGAEVFDYGNSIRGEAQLGGYERAFDFPGFVPAYIRPLFCEGKGPFRWAALSGDPADIAATDRAILDLFPENESLARWIRLAGERVAFQGLPARICWLGYGERHRAGLRFNEMVASGELSAPIVIGRDHLDCGSVASPYRETEAMADGSDAIADWPLLNALVNTASGATWVSIHHGGGVGIGRSIHAGQVTVADGTDLAAQKIERVLSNDPGMGVLRHVDAGYPEAETVARDRGVRIPLWDK is encoded by the coding sequence GTGATCACTCCCTCCGTGCGTGCCGCCCGCGGCACGACCCTGACCGCCCGCAGCTGGCAGACCGAGGCGCCGCTGCGCATGCTGCACAACAACCTCGATCCGGAGGTGGCCGAGCGGCCGGAGGATCTGGTCGTCTACGGCGGCACCGGGAAGGCGGCCCGCGACTGGCCCAGCTTCGAGGCCATCAGCCGCACCCTCACCGACCTGAAGACCGACGAGACGCTGCTGGTGCAGTCGGGCAAGCCGGTCGGCGTGCTGCGCACCCACGAGTGGGCGCCGCGGGTGCTGATCGCCAACTCCAATCTCGTTCCGGACTGGGCGAATTGGCCCGAGTTCCGGCGGCTCGAGGCGGCCGGGCTGACCATGTACGGGCAGATGACCGCGGGGTCCTGGATCTACATCGGCACCCAGGGCATTCTGCAGGGTACCTACGAGACGTTCGCGGCGGTGGCGGCCAAGCGATTCGGGGGCAGCCTGGCCGGAACCCTCACCGTCACCGCGGGACTCGGGGGCATGGGTGGCGCGCAGCCGCTGGCCGTCACCATGAACGGCGGTGCGGTGCTGTGTATCGAGTGCAATCCGGCGCGGGCGCGGCGGCGGGTGGAGACCCGGTATCTCGACGAGGTCGCCGACGATCTGGATGACGCGCTGCGGCGGGTGCTTTCGGCCAAGCGGGAGCGGCGGGCGCTGTCGGTCGGGGTGATCGGCAATGCCGCGGAACTGCTTCCGGAGCTGCTGCGCCGCGAGGTACCGGTCGACATCGTCACCGACCAGACCTCCGCGCACGATCCGCTGGCCTATCTGCCGGTCGGCATCGGTCTCGACGACTGGGACGACTACGCCCGCCGCAAGCCCGACGAATTCACCCGGCGCGCACGGGAATCCATGGCCGAGCACGTCGCCGCGATGGTGGGCTTCCAGGACCGCGGCGCGGAGGTGTTCGACTACGGCAACTCGATTCGCGGCGAGGCGCAGCTCGGCGGCTACGAAAGGGCCTTCGACTTCCCGGGTTTCGTGCCCGCCTACATCCGGCCGCTGTTCTGCGAGGGCAAGGGGCCGTTCCGGTGGGCGGCGCTGTCGGGCGATCCGGCCGATATCGCGGCCACCGATCGCGCCATCCTGGACCTGTTCCCGGAGAACGAATCCCTGGCCCGCTGGATCCGCCTGGCCGGTGAGCGAGTCGCCTTCCAGGGCCTGCCCGCCCGCATCTGCTGGCTCGGCTACGGCGAGCGCCACCGCGCCGGTCTCCGCTTCAACGAGATGGTGGCCAGCGGCGAACTGTCGGCTCCCATCGTGATCGGCCGCGACCACCTCGACTGCGGCTCGGTCGCCTCCCCCTACCGCGAAACCGAGGCCATGGCCGACGGCTCCGACGCCATCGCCGACTGGCCCCTGCTGAACGCCCTGGTCAACACCGCCTCCGGCGCCACCTGGGTCTCGATCCACCACGGCGGCGGCGTCGGCATCGGCCGCTCCATCCACGCGGGCCAGGTCACGGTGGCCGACGGCACCGACCTGGCGGCCCAGAAGATCGAGCGGGTATTGAGCAACGACCCCGGCATGGGCGTGCTGCGGCACGTGGACGCGGGCTACCCGGAGGCGGAAACCGTGGCCCGCGACCGTGGGGTCCGGATCCCGCTGTGGGACAAGTGA
- a CDS encoding allantoate amidohydrolase produces MSANQMLAAIERVGADSVRGGYSRHVFASAELELREWFMAAASERGLRVEVDRNGNMWAWLGEPGPDAVVTGSHLDSVPGGGAFDGPLGVVSALAAVDILRAQGFSPRRPLAVVVFAEEEGGRFGVPCLGSRLLTGTLAPERALTLRDADGTTLAEAARAAGFEPGHFGRDSETLGRIGTFVELHVEQGRGLVHLDAPIAVGSNIIAHGRWRFSFTGQGNHAGTTLMDDRRDPMLPAAEMITAVRRLAAATPQARATVGRLVPTPGGTNVIASRVDVWLDARVPEPGSVHGLVAEITEKARAAAELEGCAVEVREESYEGTAAFDPVLRDRLTELLGGAPVLPTGAGHDAAVLAPYVPTAMLYVRNPSGISHSPEEFAEPADIDHGAQELARVLERLAG; encoded by the coding sequence ATGAGCGCGAACCAGATGTTGGCCGCGATCGAGCGGGTGGGGGCCGATTCGGTTCGGGGCGGGTATTCGCGGCATGTCTTCGCGTCGGCGGAACTCGAGCTGCGGGAGTGGTTCATGGCCGCGGCGAGCGAGCGCGGGCTGCGGGTGGAGGTCGATCGCAACGGCAACATGTGGGCCTGGCTGGGGGAGCCGGGGCCGGATGCGGTGGTGACCGGGAGTCATCTGGATTCGGTGCCGGGCGGGGGCGCGTTCGACGGGCCGCTGGGCGTGGTGAGTGCGCTGGCGGCGGTGGATATTCTGCGCGCGCAAGGCTTTTCGCCGCGGCGGCCGCTGGCGGTGGTGGTTTTCGCCGAGGAGGAGGGTGGTCGATTCGGGGTGCCGTGCCTGGGCTCACGGCTGCTGACCGGCACGCTGGCGCCCGAGCGGGCGCTGACCTTGCGCGACGCCGACGGCACCACCCTCGCCGAGGCCGCTCGCGCCGCCGGATTCGAGCCGGGGCACTTCGGCCGGGACAGCGAAACCCTCGGCCGGATCGGCACTTTCGTGGAGCTTCATGTGGAGCAGGGCAGAGGACTGGTTCACCTGGATGCGCCGATCGCGGTGGGCAGCAATATCATTGCGCACGGTCGCTGGCGGTTCAGCTTCACCGGCCAGGGTAATCACGCCGGTACCACGCTGATGGACGACCGCCGCGACCCCATGCTGCCCGCCGCCGAGATGATCACGGCGGTGCGCCGCCTGGCCGCCGCCACCCCGCAGGCCCGGGCGACGGTGGGCCGCCTGGTGCCGACGCCGGGCGGCACCAATGTGATCGCCTCCCGCGTCGACGTGTGGCTCGATGCCCGCGTACCCGAACCCGGCAGCGTCCACGGCCTGGTCGCCGAGATCACCGAGAAGGCGAGGGCGGCAGCCGAACTGGAGGGCTGCGCGGTGGAGGTCCGCGAGGAGTCCTACGAGGGCACCGCCGCCTTCGATCCGGTCCTGCGCGACCGCCTCACCGAGCTGCTGGGCGGCGCTCCCGTCCTTCCCACCGGCGCGGGCCACGACGCGGCCGTCCTCGCCCCGTACGTCCCGACCGCCATGCTCTACGTCCGCAATCCCTCGGGGATCAGCCATTCGCCCGAGGAATTCGCCGAGCCCGCCGATATCGACCATGGGGCACAGGAATTGGCGCGGGTGCTGGAGAGGCTTGCCGGATGA